The following proteins come from a genomic window of Rhodoligotrophos sp. CJ14:
- a CDS encoding mitochondrial fission ELM1 family protein has protein sequence MSSHDRQREGATLISANDQEPDTPRVWVLAGAHLGDTAQAVTLAQRLGWGFEVKKLSFNGLYRVPNVVSRSQLWNLTPEAREELRPPWPDLVIAVGRRSVPAALWIRRKAGGKTRLVHLGRPRAPLAWFDLVVTTPQYGLPRAPNVLHNLVPLTDDPAEVPTQTLNLWSERLSSLPRPWIAVLIGGSRRPYRLDRTAISLLAQTASIRARALGGSLLVTTSPRTDPAHAAVLSNGVTAPAYIHIWDKDRENPYKAFLALADRFIVTGESVSMVTEACRSGKPTEIFPVPRDGWMKRRRDGRRPHGFKGLLMAHGLYSPDRDVEAFVNQLVASGHAMRVGERQPRNLKRLPDPMAETLRRVRALFAAEGARKELGGNSPFV, from the coding sequence ATGTCCTCGCATGATAGGCAACGAGAGGGGGCAACCCTGATTTCAGCGAATGATCAGGAACCCGATACCCCACGAGTCTGGGTTCTGGCGGGTGCTCATCTGGGCGATACGGCACAGGCGGTGACGCTCGCCCAGCGGCTGGGATGGGGCTTTGAGGTAAAAAAACTCAGTTTCAATGGGTTATACCGAGTTCCTAACGTTGTTTCCCGCAGCCAGTTGTGGAACTTGACCCCAGAGGCACGGGAAGAGCTGCGGCCGCCCTGGCCCGATCTCGTAATCGCGGTCGGGCGCCGCTCGGTACCGGCCGCGCTCTGGATCCGCCGCAAGGCAGGGGGCAAGACGCGTCTTGTCCATCTGGGACGGCCGCGCGCGCCGTTGGCCTGGTTCGATCTGGTGGTGACCACGCCGCAATATGGCCTGCCACGCGCGCCCAATGTCCTGCATAATTTGGTTCCGCTCACTGACGATCCGGCGGAGGTGCCGACGCAGACGCTCAATCTCTGGAGCGAGAGGCTGTCCAGCCTGCCACGGCCGTGGATCGCCGTGCTGATCGGCGGCAGCCGCCGCCCCTATCGGCTGGACCGGACGGCCATCTCACTGTTGGCGCAGACGGCTTCGATACGCGCAAGGGCGCTGGGCGGTTCGCTGTTGGTGACAACCTCGCCGCGAACCGATCCGGCCCACGCCGCGGTGCTCAGCAACGGCGTAACCGCGCCGGCCTATATTCATATCTGGGACAAGGATCGCGAGAACCCTTACAAGGCCTTCCTTGCCCTTGCCGACCGCTTCATCGTTACGGGCGAGAGTGTCTCGATGGTCACTGAGGCGTGCAGAAGCGGCAAGCCCACCGAGATCTTTCCGGTTCCTCGCGACGGCTGGATGAAGAGGCGGCGCGACGGCAGGCGTCCACATGGCTTCAAGGGGCTATTGATGGCGCACGGCCTCTATTCCCCCGATCGGGATGTTGAGGCTTTCGTTAATCAGCTGGTGGCATCCGGCCATGCGATGCGGGTGGGTGAGCGTCAACCGCGCAACCTGAAAAGGCTGCCGGATCCCATGGCGGAGACGCTCAGGCGGGTCCGCGCATTATTCGCTGCGGAAGGTGCGCGGAAAGAGCTGGGAGGGAACTCGCCCTTCGTGTAG
- a CDS encoding TspO/MBR family protein → MSDTAGHDTTPSANGTAQPPGGSASTWGQGSAAGGSQQHPRIEGQESYTALIVAFVLCFAVAAIGSAFIISNLSPWYEGLVKPAFALPSWLFWPIQIMLYAMMAVSLWLVWKTPAARSLKFPALFTFGVQLVLNLAWPAAFFGAQSLGLGLLVLILLLIAVLATAFIFYRINKWASVLLWPHLVWICYDFALNIAVWWLN, encoded by the coding sequence ATGAGTGATACCGCCGGTCATGACACGACACCATCCGCCAATGGGACGGCGCAGCCCCCGGGCGGGAGCGCAAGCACTTGGGGTCAGGGCAGCGCAGCTGGCGGAAGCCAGCAGCATCCGCGCATAGAGGGTCAGGAATCCTATACCGCTCTGATCGTTGCCTTCGTGCTGTGCTTTGCGGTTGCCGCCATCGGCAGCGCCTTCATCATTTCAAACCTCTCGCCCTGGTATGAGGGCCTGGTCAAGCCGGCCTTCGCGCTGCCAAGCTGGCTGTTCTGGCCCATCCAGATCATGCTCTATGCGATGATGGCCGTGTCGCTCTGGCTCGTTTGGAAGACGCCGGCGGCGCGCAGCTTGAAATTTCCTGCACTCTTCACCTTCGGTGTGCAGCTCGTGCTCAATCTGGCTTGGCCGGCTGCGTTTTTCGGCGCGCAAAGCTTGGGCTTGGGCCTTCTCGTCCTGATCCTGCTATTGATTGCGGTCCTCGCCACCGCATTCATCTTCTATCGCATCAATAAATGGGCCTCTGTCCTGCTTTGGCCGCATCTTGTCTGGATCTGTTACGATTTCGCGCTGAATATCGCGGTCTGGTGGTTGAACTAA
- a CDS encoding 2Fe-2S iron-sulfur cluster-binding protein → MPKITFIESNGTTHTVEAEPGMTLMETAVRNMVPGIDADCGGACACATCHVYVDPEWFEKVGERNEMEEDMLDFAFDVHENSRLSCQIKITDAHDGLVVRIPEKQF, encoded by the coding sequence ATGCCCAAGATCACTTTCATTGAATCCAACGGGACTACGCATACTGTTGAGGCCGAGCCCGGTATGACGCTCATGGAAACCGCCGTGCGGAACATGGTGCCTGGGATCGACGCGGATTGTGGCGGTGCATGCGCTTGTGCCACCTGCCATGTCTATGTCGACCCCGAGTGGTTCGAGAAGGTCGGCGAGCGCAACGAAATGGAGGAGGACATGCTGGACTTCGCCTTCGACGTGCATGAGAACAGCCGCCTTTCCTGTCAGATCAAAATCACCGACGCGCATGACGGGCTGGTCGTGCGGATTCCCGAAAAGCAGTTCTAG